The genomic region TCCTCAACACACGTCCCAGCCTGAGGGTAGGACCCCTGGGAGAAGGATCCCCGTGCAGGCACCGAGCCACACAAAACTCGGGAGATCCCAGGAACGACAGACACCCCAGGAACGACAGAGAGGTGACAGCACAGGACTGATGTGGCCAGGCAAACCCAGACGTGACACAGCacgctgccagccccgctgggACACCGGCGACGGTGCGGAAAGGCAGGCATCTCCCCGCTTGACTGATGGGGATTCTGCTGACAGCCAcagcggcagcagcagaagcaaggaGGATTTTCTGGCGTCGTAACACAGAAACACCCATCTGGACAAGTGCAACGTCCCCGCTCCTTTACGGATGAACTACCATGGCCGATACCACAGGCAATCCTTCCGCTGGACTGACAGCGGTGAAAATGCCAACAAGTTGGAGGAAGAGAGGCAGGagtaagaaaagcaaatgctgttgttgggaaagaaggaggagaggagtcaCAGCACGAAGGTGATGGGTAACCTGGAGAGATCCCAGACGCCAGAGTCAAAGAGCAAAAATACTCCCATGGGCTTCTCATGGAAAGGAAAACTCGGTGCCCAGAGAGACgcaaaaaacaaagctgaaagcaAGGATGGGAAAGCacattattattctgttttaagTGCAGTTGCCCTTGGGACACCATCTCAACCCGTACCTCAGACTACCTGCTAGAGTAAGGTGATCCCACTCCAGTCGCCGATCCGCTGCCTCGAGACTTATCTGGAACCCAATCCCACCAGAGCCTCACCAAGTTATTCTACAAAATCAAAGCACAGTTTCTACAGCATTTCTCCATTTGCTGAAATTTATTGTATTTGCAAAGAATTAAATGAACGATCTGGCTGTTTCCAAACGAGCTGCACTGCTTTCACAGCACTGTACACACACTGtgaaacttgatttttatttttaaattacaaaaatggCTCAACACTTTCCTCAACCTCTTCAGCTCCACAGCACAGAAAGTCCTATTATTACTGATGTTAAAGGAGACTGCAAAGTACAGAGGCAAGTCATCTTATCTGGCCTGACTCTGGCCTCACAATAGAAATTTTGTTGGTAGAAGAGCCTACGCGTGTAATAATTGGCAGAAAACTCAACTCTGATTTTGTCGTATAAACAgcaagtttcatttttattatggTAAAAGGAGGAGGGCGAGAGGGCAGACTCCTGGGGAGATCGTAGGAATTCCACGACCACCCACTTCCTGGAGGACACTCCTTATTTCTTGCATACGTGCATAAGTACAGACTAGTCTTTTAGCACACAAAGACTATTTTCTTTGCTGCACATCAGCCAATATGGTACATGCCAACTGCGGCAAGAACAACAGATGAAAGCCACAGACACAGTGCTAAGCAACTTGTTCAGCAATGCTCAAACGCGCGTGTAAACAAGAGAGACGAGAGCTGGGTTCCCAAGGCCCTCGCCAGGGAGCAATAGAGGGACAGTCTCACCCTGCTGCGCTGGGATTCGCGTGTACTCCCCACTCTGGGAAGCTGACATGTAATACGCTGCCACTAGATTTCTCAAATCCCAGTGGAATAAGAGACCAGGGTTAAACAGAACATTACAAACATCCGTAATGATTTCAGAGACCCGTAAGGCCTGGGACACCCTGCAACTGCAGCGCTGGAGCGCAGAGCAGGAAATCAGCACAGGATCAGGGCCAAGAAAACGTGCTTATGCTTCTTTCAGCCCTGGGTGGCAGAAAGCCTTACTTTCCCTTAAAAAAGCCGACGATGGCAAAACACTCTTTTCCCTCCACAAAGTTACCATAAatcataaaaatccttttttccagaagttttcaCCCACAAGGATGCTCTGGACTTTACAGGCTTCCCTTGCTATACAGACGGGCAAGTgtcattttctctgctgctggggaaaaaaagaaagccagctCAAATGAAAGGTGATAGCTCTTTAATGGCGCACAGCTCTCCCGCTGGATCCAGCTCCGTCAGACTCGCCAGTACAGCTCCAGGTTCCACCAGAGGAGTTGCCTGCTttggtggaggggggaggaagcgTTCTTTTTTGACAGACAAATGCTACacctaacaaaaaaacccaaacagctgaTGAAATAGGCAGGACTGGGGCTTGTTCTCTCCAGCAAACCAGGCAAAGACATTGCAACGATACATGAACTAAGACAATATAGCGAGAGATTTCTACAATATGCTACACGCCGTCACTCCTTACCTCCTTGAAACTTGCTTTTCTAGTCCTTCAAAGTTTTGTCTCATTAAATTCCCTGTCACTGTTCTGTTTTAAGAATGTCCTTGTTAAAACTGAAACACCTGTAAGCCTTCCCTGGGCACTTTTGCCTCTTATTGGGAAAAAACACATGATCTTGGCATTCACTCAATCTAAAGTGACAGATGCTGCTGAGGAAAGTACGACAGAACTTCCCAGCCTCCTCCAAGTTGAAATTCTACCTCCCTAGCTGTAAAAATATAGTAAGGaatagcaagaaaaaacaaacataaaagctAAGGCTGATTTCTTTCTGGTTATGTATTTACGGAACACTTGCTTTGGAACAAAGGTGGTCAACACTCACAGTTTCTATTGTGCGTTCCTGGATGTCCTCAAGTCAGCTGCAGATACCCTCATTAACCAGCTCAGCTCTAGAGACGAGCTGCCAGTTAATTGCTGCTGCACCGACAGCCAGGGAGTTCTGGCACATAAGACAGatcctacacacacacacgcgggTGTTTTGGACAGCCGATGCAGCGTTACTTTTGGCAATGGAATATTGCATTtgtaaaaaatacacatttttggcTACCAGTGTTAAGGTAGATAAAGTTTTGACCTTGAACTCCACGGCAGCGTTGACGTAAGTACGCGAGTGTGTAGGACCAGAAACAGGCCAGAGACCCCAGCGTCTGAATCAGCACTAGAACCCACAGCTATATATGGCAGGCAATTAGCATTTATATATTTAAGCCTCAAGACAATCCATCGCTGGTGCATCTCACCAACTAGCAAAACAGGTATTTTGCTCGCAGCCTTAGCTGAGCGGATTTGCTGGaagcagcctctgcctccccctcACACTACCTGCATGCCTCTGTCATGCCCGTCTAACTGCACTTTCAGTTTGTGAAGCTCTTCGATCTCTCGGTTGTGGCGCTCCGTTTTGTGCCGCACCAAAGAGCGGTAGAAGTGAATGGTGAAGACGACAAAAATCAGACCCACTGGGACCATGATGATGGTGGAGACCAGCGCCGACTGCCAACCcgcgtggccgctgggcttctcgACGTTGGTGGTCTCATTTTTCAGGATGGAGCCCACAGGCAGAAATTTTATCCAGCACAGAAGCACGACTTCTGCAAGGAAAAGGAGGATCCCCAAGACGGTGGAGAAGCCCCACGCCAGCTCGATGTAGGGGTGCATGCGCTCGTGGGGGGACTCGCTGATGGAGTTCAGGTTGTGGATGTTGCTCACTGCTTCCACGTTAGGCAGGATGCAGGTGCTGATGAGAAGGGCAAAGAGATGGACTGCCACGAGCACCGTTGTGCAGGCACTGAAAGCGATCAGCAGCATCTGGGGGTACTTGTACTGCACCTCCAGCTGCACCTCCACCATGGCAACCTGGggggaaaggaacaaaaagctcGTCAACAGCTGCGAGTTGTCCTCTTTTCGAGGCTTTCAGCCAGGAATGCATCTTTATTCAGGAAGCGCACCTAAGGTCAAGTACACACTCAAGTGCTTTTTAGAACGGCAGCCCAGATGGATCATTTCTGTTTCCCATGAAGATGTACCCGAGTCTGCAGCTTGGCCTTTCTGAAGGCTCAGGCGCGCGTTTCTGCgctgaattttctgaaataacGTACCTCCTCTCGCAGCCCTGAGCCATACGAACTGCATCAAACCAAACACACAACAGAAGGAACTCATTAGACAGCAAGCggagctgggaggcagctgacagcctgctagcCCGCCCGCCCATCACACCTTCTCCTTCCGCTCATCACTTGCGGCTGCCGCGCAGGAAGTTTCGACTTCAGGCgcgtaaagaaaagcaaaagcaagcagcTCCCCTGGCCAGCGGCCAGCAAGGTTTCACTACCCACCATGGGAAGCACGCAAGCTACTTCATAGTTCCACAGTTAAAATAGCCGCTTTCTATTCTCAGAACATTCTACGtttgtttttattacaaataTGCCCAGATACAAGTTATTTATATCCTCAAATTTCTCCCTTGAGAGCTAATAACCTGCTGATACACTCAGCAGAAGCAGACAGCTGTGGGCTTATGGGTGTGCTCAGCAGCTCAGACAGGACTCTGTTTTCTCAAAACAAGAGCTATCATATCGCAAGTCTCTAAAGTGTCTATTTCTTCTTTAGTCAAATAAAACTTAACAAGCAGAATAAGTGCAAGGAAGCAGGGGGCTCTTCTGAGATCAGACCTGGAGCCCTAGTACCGGCCTGTTAACTGGTTTAGCAGAAGAATTTGTAAAATTACTTAACCTACCTGCGAAGTAAAATAGTACTTCCGTGAGGTGGCATCCCTGGAAGGACTGCAGAAACCTTTTGGTAAGAGAAGCCACAAAAACAGTGGAGAAGACCATCAAACATTCCCCTCTAGGAACTCTTCTGATTATGAACGTGtggcatttttactttttttttttttcctttttttttttaaagcttcctgTTTGCAGTTTACAGTCGTTCTTgtatagaggaaaaaataacaacgCAGGATTGGCTTCAGCATCTATTGCAAGGTCAATTTAGTTAAAACACATTGCGCGTTGCCTTGCATATGTTCTCTTTGCAGTTCCCCTTGTactggctggaggaggaggagatcacACTCCATTCTCTGCCGCACTGTTCTGTACAATGAATTTGTACCGTGCGGTGATTGTCGGTCTCACCCCATCAGCCAGGACGAGCTGCAGGTATATTGTTCGCTATCGGGTGCTGTAATACCCAGAGACGTAGTATTCAGCAAGCTGAATAGGAATTGTACCTGCACGTTCAATTTATAGCTGTATATTAAAGCTGAAAGCCTGGCTGATGTCAACATATCAATTTCTACTTGTTATCCTTCGCATGAGCAGCACTTTTCAGCTAATTGGATGTTTCCTCCCAGACTAACCTACTCCCTAGGGCTAGCTTCAGCTGTGCAAAGCGATGAATTTTTAACACTGACTGATGGCTCAGTAAGAGGTATTTCAGGGAAAAACATCAACAATCCAGATAGGGCAGCAAGGCAGAAAACCAGTTCATTTAACCCGAACGAGTACCAGAAAGGTGAGCGAGCTCTTACCGCTTTACCCCGTACAGACTGTCATGTCACTCTCTGACCGGGATAAGAGAAAGAGGACAAGCTGACATAAcccatttaaaaatcattaaatacgCTGCTTGGTCTGTAAAACTATTAATATGTCATGTTTGATACAGTTTTACTCTTCTGCGATAGCAGCCCCCTTTATTTTAACCACTTCCCAGAAGCCGAGGTGTCACGGGCTTGACTTTGCAGGGCCCTGAGCGCTCTGCCGAGCCGCCGAGTATTTCAGCGTAGGCTTAATTTTAAGCTTGAGAATCACCCTGTTGAACTCCACCCTCACAGGAGCACATCTTAGAATTAAACTGCAATTAAATTACATGCAATTACggattgtttgggttttggtttttttttttttagaccagtATAGCCCAGACCGTCCACAACAAAGATGATGGATGTGGAAGATTTCTGGAGAAATGTAGATGAAGATAGATAATATCAGGCAAAAGGATGACAAATGGCTCAACATAAACCATGTTACTTTCACACAGATGGTTTGGCAGCCTGTAAAAACAATCACGCCAGTAGATCTGTTagggggtttgggttgtttgaAAATCAAATACATATCCTGTAGCAACTGGACCAGTATTGAGAAGACTGATTAGCAGTAATAGCTCTTATTTCCACCAGGAAAATTATGAAGGAGGTTTCCTAAGCTCCTTCTAAACCTCCTTTACCTGCAGTCTCCCCGGGGCAAACGCAGCAGCCCTCAGCCCACCTCCAAACAGACCCGGCACTGGGAAGGACCCACAGCCTCCCCATCGGCCCGACTATGCCAGAAATACCGGAGACAGCATGGAGTAACGAGGAAGGTTCGCATTAttctgcagcctgtccagaagGAGCTGGATGAAAGCCACCGCCTGTTGATTAAATATCCATCAGCTCGTAACAATTCTCAGCCAATGTGGAACCGGCTTGAATCAACCACACTGACAGGGAAGTAAATAAAGCCATAGCCAAGCCCCATATGACATTTGTTTACATAGTTAAATGCACACAGGGCTTCACGGAAACTCTTTAACTCTAAATAACTTCTCTGCTTTCATCAATAGCCAACGAGATGCTCTTATTGGAGAGTAAACGTCCACGTACCAAATTCCCGTGTGCcgaaaaaacagcagagaaataacCCGATAGGAATGGATACCTCAGCTTTCACTGGAAGGTCCAGTACGATCCGCTGGGAAAAAGCTCGCTAATAAAGAGAAATCCTTATTGCAAAAAAGTGTATTTCCGACAATTACTGATTTCAAGTGTACTTATTATGTTAAGCTGGTGATTATAATTAACACTACTTATACCTATGCCTGTATTTGACTTGCATTTTAAGCAGTTTAAAGAGAACAGAAGTCAAATGGTTAATTTTGCGTGTTTGCCACGGGCTTTCAGCAACTTTCTGTCGTTCGAGTCGAGAAGGCACGCTTTGTTTTCAGCTACGTGGCTCGGCCCTGCGGTGTGGGTGGGCTGCAATCCCCCTCCCGGTCCCAGTGATGCCAGCACACCCCAGCACCGGCACCTGCTCCTGTAAGCACGTAACTGAGATAAATCAGTTCACAACAACGAAAAACGTTCATTTAATCATCACGTTAAAGAGAACAGTCACAAGTGCGGAACACAGAACTCAAGGAGCCCAGAGGCACAAAGGGCAAGCACAGGAGTGGCTTTTGAGAGTAAGAAAGCTTCAGAGTGAAAGTCTCCAGGAGAGCACAATGAGGAGGTACTTTCTGCCATTTCCGCACACCAACACCGTTATTCCCACACCAATTTCCGTTACAAACCAACATACGCTGTGTGAAAAGTTGTGAGCATCGCTCGCACGCAGCCGGCGAGCGGAGAGGAATCGCAAAGCGCCCTCTCTCCCCTGCAGCCTGGTCCCACTCCGCTCGCCGCTCGCCTTTCTCCAGCTTCACTTTGGGTCACCAACTTTGTCATCCCAGACCGCTGTACTGTTACAGATGATTCACGTTCTGAGGGAttgggggaggaaaaagcatCGGAAGAAGCTAAAATAAAGCAAGGAAATCTATCCGGAAAGTTCCCGAGACCTGTCTTCCCCCAGCTTCTGAGCTGCAGGATGCACCATCTCCACACCACGTCCCGCTCGCCCAGGCGCTGCCCTCCGCCTCTCTGCGTTCGGCTGACTGAGCTCAGGAACAACCAGACCTGCCCATTTCCTGAGCAGAAAACCTCCCCTGAACAGGTTTCAATCTCACTCCCGACGAGCCAGATGAAGAGGCTCACACCGACACAGCACGGCCATGCTTTGCTAACACCACGGCTCGGGCAGGTCTGAGCACTGGACCGCTGACTGTCTCTGTCTTGTTTATTTGCTCGCTCCCTGACATGGCTTTGACCTACGCAGATAGCTTCCAGATAACACCCAAGTGCTGCACGGAGAAAAGCAAGTACCAGGGATTATTCCCAATAGGCAGCACTGACAAAAATATACCACGTTTGGCTCCCTTCAAGCTACAGAGTCCGAGGCCGCAGGGCCTCTTCTCACACCTCAGCGTATAACACGATCTCCCCGATCACGCCATGCAAACTTCGCTCTGGCAGACTGTGACCCAACCTCCACCTTATTTTAGACACCGTGACCTgaaaaaacacatacagaaattAAGATAATGTTCGGGACCACAGGAACCGCAGGGGCCCCGAGGAGCTCCACGCCCAAGCGCAGCCTCACGCGAAGGCAGCCAGCGAGGAATGGCCTGGGGGCCCAGGCCCTGTATTGtttagcaacaattaaaaaaagtgCTGGCAGAGCACTTAGGATCGCTGGCAGGTAGGGGACTGGTAATTTTAAAGGGCTGATTTGGGAGTGTGTGGGTTGACTGTTCGGCAGCTCGTGTACCCTCGAGAGAGCCAGCCTCAAACTTTTTGGCAGCAGGCAAGCAGAAGCCCGCAGGCAGATGCCTCCTGCCTCTTCAGAAAACAACAGCGTGTCCTGCTACTTCCCAGGAGGAAAACACTGATTAATAGATGATTTTAGAGAACCAAAACCTTCGTGATTCAGAAAGCGTTGCGACAAAGTACACATACCATTGCAAAtccagagagcagagcagaggttcTGCTGGAAGCTTTCAGTTTGGCTCGGCTCAGGTACAGTTTTCTCCACGAAAGGGCTTGAACGGAGTGGTGGTTTGATGTGACCAATTCCAGATAGCTGCGCCGCACCCAGTCCCGATAATCCATGCCTTTGGTGCCAGGTTCAGAGCAGCAAGCAGGAGTGGAAGGATCCACCGGCACGTTTAATTCAGCACTCATGATGAGAGAAACGCTGAGGGAACAAAACAGTCACATTCAAAAGGAGGTAGCAGACAGGACGACCATCAGCTACTGGAAAAGCTACGTTTAAACGAAGTCGCCCTCAGTCAGCAGAAAAATGATGGACCAAATACCATCGCCCTTGCAAGCACAGAACAAAGGACCATCCATAAGTGCTAAAAATGCCCATGAGAACTAGGAAAGATCACACAGGTAAACCCAGGAACTGCTCCAGCAGGAATGCAGGAAGGCTGCACAGCACCTGGCTGTTCATTTCAAAGCATCTCAACTTTCCCCTTTAATTCCTCCTTGCTAGTAACAACTTTGTTTTACATAGGGACACTTTGGAAATAGGGCCGCCATCTCATCATTTTGTTGTAAGCTGACAGTTAATTTCACAGCGCACCACGGGTTGGCTCCAAACGCATCTCCTTCGAGTACCAAAGCAATGCCAGCGAGCATGTTCAGGGAGTCACTTTTTGCTCTTTCTtcggaaatcttttttttttccagttaaaccATTGCTCACCATAGCTCAGTTTAGACAGGCACAGTTCTTCCCTGAGACCCCCCCAGTAGTCACAGAGCCGAACGCTGTGCTGGATTAACAAATAAACTTCCCAGCCTTCTGCAGTGGGAAGTTAAATTTCCTGAACTGCTCACACGCCACTTATCAGCCACATCTGACCAAGgatcctcttcctttccttccaccaGTGGCTCTTAGCACGGGGAAAGGAAAAGACGATTCCAAGGGAAAAAGTGAGCTGCCTTCCAGGTAGTTCCTGGAATCCAGCACCTTCGGATTCAAGAGATTATACTGAAAGATGTAAGAAAGCAGCAAGACTGTTCCAGGCGGTGACTGCCACTGCTGCGAGCAGAGACCAGTGCGGGATCCAAGCCACCCCCTCCGCACACCACACCATAGCCGGGCTGCTGCCGAACGGCTCCGGTGATCTCCATCCGGAGAcgcagaacagaacagaattcCCTAAATGTTTTGAGCAAAAATTTCTGAAATCACTTACCAGCTCCTAGGAGGAGGAGATGCATGCCCAGAATCACGCACGGTGTGGTACTAATTAGTCCCAGCGCCGCACCTCAAGGCCACAGGCACCTCGCTGTTCGCTTGAgaggagccccagccctgcccacgtCCCCCCCCTCGCTCTCCCCATACACGGGCCACATGGTGACAGCTAATAAACCCACATTTGCTGTGAGATTTGAGGAAGTGGCAAAGATAAAAAGGACATCAACTGCCCACAACTCCGAATGCTGTTACTAAAAAGGAACAAAGCTGTTCCAGGCACAGTAAGAAAGATTTTGCAGCAGCAAATAAAGCACCGCAGGCTGTGAGATTTGTCTGTCCCTCCTGAGCACGGTGGGCTTTCAGGTTCCAGCCCCCTCAGACGTAATAAGGATGGCAGCAAGAGCACAAGATTTGTTTTTCTGGGCAGGTTTTGACAAGGCCACTGTTACAGCCCCGGGAGGACGCCAGGATGGCTCCTAACTGCTCAGCAGTTTtgaagttattaaaaagaaaaacaaacaaaccaaaaataaaagaaCTTGCACACGACaatgaaaaccagaacagaataAACAGGGACAAACCTCTTTGCTTGCTCTGTTTccagaaaaaaggcaagaatcaCCTATTTtacagaagaaggggaaaaaagcctcctGGGAGGATCAGAGCAGAGACATTCTGCGAGCAACAAAGCTATGAAGCTGTTTCCTGTGACAACATCCTGTGTGGATTCTGCAACGTATAGCGTGGGGTGAATTTATTAGCTTTGTCTGTAGTTGGGACACTGCTGGCCTCTACCCTgccatttattttcacaaaacgCATAGGAACTTTGTATGTAGGAAACTTCAACCCCTGGGACAAATTCCATTGAAAAGACAAATGAATTCAGAGGTTACAGAGGGAGAGCAAAAGTACCCAATCACATCTGCTTCTTCCCTTagaaaaataagctaaaaatacCACAAGGATGAATTTTCACTCTGGAGCAGCTCAAGAGATGTTCCCAAATAAGTAAACAACTTCAGAATAAAATCCATAAACACAAACGTAGCCCAAACGGGCAGTAACAGGACGGCAAACTCACCTTGCTGGCTACGGACATGGAGTGACTGGGTGGAGGGCTCTGAGGGCTGAAACACAAGACCAAAGAAGCATTTTACATGCACTGTATCTTACGCAATTTTACTCCCAAAATACTTTTCAGACAGTTATCCGCATCAGAAGAGAGTTATTCTGGAGACTGCATGGTCCTGCCTTGCAATGTTAAACGTTTAGGACACTTGCTCTTACAGAAATAAGTATCCCTCAGGGTTTTACTGCAAAGGGCTGTCGAGTTTTGGATGGAGAATCAGGATTTCCCTAGGAGACCTCTTCCTCATCCTAACATCCACCCCTGGCCAAGTCCACCCCAGCTGTGTCTTTACTCACTTCCGTTGCACCACTGATGCGTTTGACCCCGCTGCGTTTCATACCGCTGGAGACAGAAATCTCCCTGCGATTGCTACCTCATATCGATTATGTTAATCCGTCCAGCGCTGTCCTTCGGAGCAGCCAGCGTAGCGGGGAAAGCCTTCGCCACGCCTTATGTCTCAGCAAGTTGCAAGCGCACGTGTGGGGATTTCTTCACAGCAGGGGACGAAGCTGATGGGGCTGAGACACACGGACCCCCCTCCCGCTCTGAGCAATTCCCCACAGAATGCTGTCTCTGCGTGGCTTTGGGACACTGACCCCGCCTCGGACCCAGGTTTCTGCCCCACAGCCTGAGACAGATCAGCGTATTTGTACCAGCGCCTTTCTCCCCTCTTCAAGAGCCCGCAAACCGTGGCTAAGCCTAACCTCGCGCCCGCTACCCCCCCTCTGGGCCTCCCAAGCTCAGGCCCCCTTTGCTATGGGGAACCCCTTCCCATGTTCTCTTCAGGCTTGGgaccccccagcagcacccctggGAAGTCACACTGCCCAGGCGGGGTGTGACCCCCCACAGCTGTGACCCCCCCTTATGGCAGCACACCTCAAGCAGGGGAAACCCCTCTCCCCGAGCAGGATGCAACCCCCTCAACCCACCGCCAGACCTGGGATCCTACTCACAGGGCACCACCTGAGCAGgggggctctcctcctcctcctccccagccactCTCAGCACACCCCAGGCAGGATGCGACCCCACACAGTGAAGATCCCCCTTCAGACGGCGGATGCTCCAGGCCAAGATGAGACCCCACAAAGCGAGGATCCCCCCTCAGATGGGGGATACCCCAGGCCAGATGAGACCCCTCACAGGGAGGGTCCCCCCTCAGACGGGGGATCCCCCAGGCCGGGATGAGATCCCTCTCGGGGCGGATCCTCCACTGCAAGGCACCCTCAGCCCAGGGATCCTCCCCGGGCAGGACAGGGCCCGCTCCAACCCCACAGCTGGGGTCCCCCTTCCAGCAGCCCTGGCTCTGGGGCTTCCCCGCGGGCAGGCAGGAGGTGTCTCCCCTACAGCACCCCCAGCGAGAGGATCCCTTTGTCACGATAGGATCCCCCGACAGCCGGCCTGCCCTCTGCATCACGAGGGAGCTCCAAAGCACCGCCGGGCAGGACGGGTCCCGCCTCCCAtaccccccaccaccccgggcAGGGGATTCCCTCCGCCTGGGAGGGATGAGGcgcgtcccccccacccccgggcagGGTAAGCCCCATCCAGGCAGGA from Rissa tridactyla isolate bRisTri1 chromosome 7, bRisTri1.patW.cur.20221130, whole genome shotgun sequence harbors:
- the ORAI2 gene encoding protein orai-2 isoform X1; the encoded protein is MSAELNVPVDPSTPACCSEPGTKGMDYRDWVRRSYLELVTSNHHSVQALSWRKLYLSRAKLKASSRTSALLSGFAMVAMVEVQLEVQYKYPQMLLIAFSACTTVLVAVHLFALLISTCILPNVEAVSNIHNLNSISESPHERMHPYIELAWGFSTVLGILLFLAEVVLLCWIKFLPVGSILKNETTNVEKPSGHAGWQSALVSTIIMVPVGLIFVVFTIHFYRSLVRHKTERHNREIEELHKLKVQLDGHDRGMQVV
- the ORAI2 gene encoding protein orai-2 isoform X2 — translated: MVEVQLEVQYKYPQMLLIAFSACTTVLVAVHLFALLISTCILPNVEAVSNIHNLNSISESPHERMHPYIELAWGFSTVLGILLFLAEVVLLCWIKFLPVGSILKNETTNVEKPSGHAGWQSALVSTIIMVPVGLIFVVFTIHFYRSLVRHKTERHNREIEELHKLKVQLDGHDRGMQVV
- the LOC128912279 gene encoding uncharacterized protein LOC128912279, encoding MVSQGQLHLKQNNNVLSHPCFQLCFLRLSGHRVFLSMRSPWEYFCSLTLASGISPGYPSPSCCDSSPPSFPTTAFAFLTPASLPPTCWHFHRCQSSGRIACGIGHGSSSVKERGRCTCPDGCFCVTTPENPPCFCCCRCGCQQNPHQSSGEMPAFPHRRRCPSGAGSVLCHVWVCLATSVLCCHLSVVPGVSVVPGISRVLCGSVPARGSFSQGSYPQAGTCVEDFPSCALAFCPRRGPLGAAGWDGSCPSSQLPWAVTLWTRSCLVWAISPVSAAGLALACCRGQPQSRSRVLSPLSGFFLESFAGQKNASAGSSTGKTLPKAGKGLLCIVPGHLPCFRR